From the Roseateles sp. XES5 genome, one window contains:
- a CDS encoding L,D-transpeptidase codes for MCVSRALSLLLLAATLAGCATTALPVKKKGPDPMHVAMYGPHPDERFPLPAMDISRVNPKYFRQQVAYQTMEPAGTIVIDTQNRFLYLVQGEGMAMRYGIGVGKAGLEFEGTARIGRKAEWPRWTPTQNMIEREPERNLKWAGGMEPGLTNPLGPRALYLHKDGKDTLFRIHGTSEPWSIGKAVSSGCVRLFNQDIIDLYSRVPAGSRVVVLQHQTPMGETTPMAANQTTPMAGGDGLVPPAAI; via the coding sequence ATGTGTGTGTCCCGCGCCCTTTCGCTTCTCCTCCTTGCCGCAACGCTTGCCGGCTGCGCCACCACCGCGCTGCCGGTGAAGAAGAAAGGGCCGGACCCGATGCATGTCGCCATGTACGGGCCGCATCCGGACGAGCGCTTCCCGCTGCCGGCGATGGACATCAGCCGCGTCAACCCGAAATATTTCCGCCAGCAGGTGGCCTACCAGACGATGGAGCCGGCCGGCACCATCGTCATCGACACGCAGAACCGCTTCCTCTACCTCGTGCAGGGCGAAGGCATGGCGATGCGCTACGGCATCGGCGTCGGCAAGGCGGGGCTGGAATTTGAGGGCACGGCGCGCATCGGCCGCAAGGCCGAATGGCCGCGCTGGACGCCGACGCAGAACATGATCGAGCGCGAGCCGGAACGGAACCTCAAATGGGCCGGCGGCATGGAGCCGGGCCTGACCAATCCGCTCGGGCCGCGCGCGCTCTATCTCCACAAGGACGGCAAGGACACGCTCTTCCGCATTCACGGCACGTCCGAGCCGTGGTCGATCGGCAAGGCGGTGTCGAGCGGCTGCGTGCGCCTGTTCAATCAGGATATCATCGATCTCTACAGCCGCGTGCCGGCGGGAAGCCGCGTCGTCGTGCTGCAGCATCAGACGCCGATGGGCGAAACCACGCCGATGGCGGCAAACCAGACCACGCCGATGGCGGGTGGCGACGGGCTCGTCCCGCCCGCCGCCATCTGA
- a CDS encoding helix-turn-helix transcriptional regulator: MLDAIRDAPLTTGALCERFPEMDRCTVMQHLKVLEEAELVIPRREGRERWNHLNALPIQAISDRWISQYAGHAMSVLAAIKGDLDG, from the coding sequence ATGCTGGATGCGATCAGGGATGCGCCGCTGACGACGGGCGCGCTGTGCGAGCGATTTCCGGAGATGGACCGCTGCACGGTCATGCAGCACCTCAAGGTGCTGGAAGAGGCGGAGCTCGTCATTCCCCGCCGCGAGGGCCGCGAGCGCTGGAACCACCTCAACGCCCTGCCGATCCAGGCGATCTCCGACCGCTGGATCAGCCAGTATGCCGGTCATGCGATGAGCGTGCTTGCCGCCATCAAGGGCGATCTCGACGGATGA
- a CDS encoding alpha/beta fold hydrolase, with amino-acid sequence MTPGLLLLHALPLDGAMWAGQRGIAPCDMSAPTLYGFGERIEAWAGKALETVTAERLVVVGCSVGGSCALEVAALAPDRVSALVLIGTKARHRPDPALHRRAIDMIRDDGPEAAWRTFWRPLFSPATPRDVVERAKSDFLARDPSDVMRGIDVFHSRPSRDDVLSQFPGPVVVVTGADDTAPGHDVSAAQALAAPQGRLHVVPACGHYVPLEKPEALNAILGDLLAELR; translated from the coding sequence ATGACGCCTGGCCTGCTGCTGCTTCACGCCCTGCCGCTGGACGGCGCGATGTGGGCGGGGCAGCGCGGGATCGCACCCTGTGACATGAGCGCGCCGACGCTTTACGGTTTCGGCGAGCGCATCGAGGCATGGGCCGGCAAGGCGCTGGAAACGGTGACGGCGGAACGCCTCGTGGTGGTCGGCTGTTCGGTGGGCGGTTCCTGCGCTCTCGAGGTGGCCGCTCTTGCGCCGGACCGCGTTTCGGCGCTTGTGCTGATCGGCACGAAGGCACGCCATCGCCCCGATCCGGCCCTGCACCGGCGCGCAATCGACATGATCCGGGACGATGGTCCTGAAGCGGCGTGGCGAACCTTCTGGCGCCCCCTGTTTTCCCCGGCGACGCCGCGCGATGTGGTCGAGCGGGCGAAGAGCGACTTCCTCGCCCGGGACCCGTCGGATGTGATGCGCGGCATCGACGTCTTCCATTCCCGTCCGAGCCGCGACGATGTCCTGTCGCAATTCCCCGGGCCTGTGGTGGTCGTGACCGGCGCGGACGATACCGCGCCGGGCCATGATGTGAGCGCGGCGCAGGCGTTGGCAGCGCCGCAGGGCCGGCTGCATGTCGTGCCGGCCTGCGGGCACTACGTGCCGCTGGAAAAGCCGGAAGCGCTCAATGCGATCCTTGGCGATCTTCTTGCTGAGCTGCGGTGA
- a CDS encoding MOSC domain-containing protein, with protein MKIEGLNIHPLKSGRAIPVESATVRLDGLAGDRRFMIVEPDGRFITQRELQALARVEATAVGDSLHLEMEGRQLFASFEPEDRLEVSIWDTPVDAAVADEAVNEVLSDWFARPVKLVHMDAQAARAEGEEWAGTPAPVGFADGFPVLVTTTGSLADLNRTLAEKGQEPVGMDRFRTNILLSCDEPWAEDLWEAIEINGIVFDFVKPCARCIMTTQDQMTGERIGGNPIQGLAEKRMSADRRVPGVLFGWNAVPRAEGEIRLGDTVNVVKTRGERWPMKVRG; from the coding sequence ATGAAGATCGAGGGGCTGAACATTCATCCGCTGAAGAGCGGTCGGGCCATTCCCGTCGAAAGCGCCACCGTGCGTCTCGACGGCCTTGCCGGCGACCGGCGCTTCATGATCGTCGAGCCGGACGGCCGCTTCATCACCCAGCGCGAACTCCAGGCGCTCGCCCGCGTCGAGGCGACGGCGGTGGGCGACAGCCTGCATCTCGAAATGGAAGGGCGCCAGCTCTTCGCCAGCTTCGAGCCGGAGGACCGCCTTGAAGTCTCCATCTGGGACACGCCCGTCGATGCCGCCGTGGCCGACGAGGCGGTGAACGAGGTGTTGTCCGACTGGTTCGCCCGGCCGGTCAAGCTGGTGCACATGGATGCGCAGGCCGCCCGCGCCGAGGGCGAGGAATGGGCCGGCACGCCGGCCCCCGTCGGTTTTGCCGATGGTTTCCCGGTGCTCGTCACCACCACCGGCTCGCTTGCCGACCTCAATCGGACGCTCGCCGAAAAGGGCCAGGAGCCGGTCGGCATGGACCGATTCCGCACCAATATCCTTCTCTCCTGCGACGAGCCCTGGGCCGAAGACCTCTGGGAAGCCATCGAGATCAACGGCATCGTCTTCGATTTCGTCAAACCCTGCGCCCGCTGCATCATGACCACGCAGGACCAGATGACGGGCGAACGCATCGGCGGCAACCCGATCCAGGGCCTCGCCGAAAAGCGCATGTCCGCCGACCGCCGCGTGCCCGGCGTGCTCTTCGGCTGGAACGCGGTGCCGCGCGCCGAGGGCGAAATCCGCCTTGGCGATACCGTCAACGTCGTGAAGACGCGCGGTGAGCGCTGGCCGATGAAGGTGCGGGGATGA
- a CDS encoding SRPBCC domain-containing protein, translating to MTLEFRVNGRIGKPVAEVFDAVVNPEKLSGYFTTIGGASAPLVEGTTVTWWGMAPVIVDKVEKDALIVFRWDAMVEEGEDPYKTRVEMHFKPLDDGGTMVTIAETGWREDARGQKSSYMNCEGWSQMLACMKAYVEYGINLRDGYYPSEMKGVVTSEQQDFT from the coding sequence ATGACGCTGGAATTCCGCGTAAACGGACGCATCGGCAAGCCGGTGGCCGAAGTCTTTGACGCCGTGGTCAACCCCGAGAAGCTGAGCGGCTATTTCACCACCATCGGCGGCGCGAGCGCGCCGCTCGTCGAAGGCACGACGGTGACCTGGTGGGGCATGGCCCCCGTCATCGTCGACAAGGTGGAGAAGGATGCCCTCATCGTCTTTCGCTGGGATGCCATGGTCGAGGAAGGGGAGGACCCCTACAAGACGCGTGTCGAGATGCACTTCAAGCCGCTGGACGATGGCGGCACGATGGTGACCATCGCCGAGACCGGCTGGCGCGAGGATGCGCGCGGCCAGAAGTCCTCCTACATGAACTGCGAGGGCTGGTCGCAGATGCTGGCCTGCATGAAGGCCTATGTCGAATACGGCATCAACCTGCGCGACGGCTACTATCCGAGCGAGATGAAGGGCGTCGTCACGTCCGAGCAGCAGGATTTCACCTGA
- the bla gene encoding class A beta-lactamase, translated as MTITISRRHALAGALLAVPAVSTLAGSAGAARAADGAGLEKRLAELEARHKGRIGVAIHNLATGARVGHRADERFLMCSTFKALLAAHILARVDRKEETLDRAVKIRKSDLSEWSPAVEKRVGGSMSVAELCEAAVTLSDNGAANLLLAASGGPKALTAFLRGTGDDVTRLDRTEPALNYHDTPDDERDTTTPVAMADTLHRLIFADVLSPRSKAQLAAWLVMNKTGDTRLRAGLPAGWTVGDKTGTNGDKAGNANDVAIAWSPDRGAIVVTAFCEIPGISGDERNVVIAEIGRIAAEA; from the coding sequence ATGACGATCACGATTTCACGCCGGCATGCGCTTGCCGGCGCTCTCCTTGCCGTTCCCGCGGTGTCCACGCTTGCCGGCAGCGCCGGTGCCGCCCGCGCGGCCGATGGCGCGGGGCTGGAAAAGCGGCTGGCCGAGCTCGAGGCGCGCCACAAGGGGCGCATCGGCGTTGCCATACATAATCTTGCGACGGGTGCACGGGTCGGCCATCGCGCCGACGAGCGCTTCCTGATGTGCAGCACCTTCAAGGCCTTGCTCGCGGCCCATATCCTCGCCCGCGTCGACCGCAAGGAAGAGACGCTCGACCGCGCCGTCAAGATCCGCAAGTCCGACCTTTCCGAATGGTCGCCGGCGGTGGAAAAGCGCGTCGGCGGCAGCATGTCGGTCGCCGAACTCTGCGAGGCGGCCGTCACGCTCAGCGACAATGGTGCGGCGAACCTGCTGCTTGCCGCCTCGGGCGGGCCGAAGGCGCTGACGGCCTTCCTGCGCGGCACCGGCGATGACGTCACGCGCCTCGACCGCACGGAGCCGGCGCTCAACTATCATGACACGCCGGATGACGAGCGCGACACGACGACGCCCGTCGCCATGGCGGACACGCTGCACAGGCTGATCTTCGCCGATGTGCTCTCGCCGCGCTCGAAGGCGCAGCTTGCCGCCTGGCTGGTGATGAACAAGACCGGCGACACGCGGCTGCGCGCCGGCCTGCCGGCCGGCTGGACGGTGGGCGACAAGACCGGCACCAACGGCGACAAGGCCGGCAATGCCAATGACGTGGCTATCGCCTGGTCGCCCGATCGCGGCGCCATCGTCGTGACCGCCTTCTGCGAGATCCCCGGCATTTCCGGCGACGAGCGCAATGTCGTCATCGCCGAGATCGGCCGCATCGCCGCCGAGGCCTGA
- a CDS encoding magnesium transporter CorA family protein, protein MLQIYARKADRFCLREISNPAIEQAISPALWYDLLTPATDEVKVVEDALHLSIPTREEMEDIELSARLYQEDGASFMTMTALTNLDGDEPAKTPVTFILRGPTLVTVRHADAKPFATFCTRALRGNGHSYESGEDVMLGIIESVIDRMADVLERIGNEIDGISREVFRGKKGSSGKKTRNLEALIDQLGRKGDFLSGVRESLVSIARLVAYHAAVENPQRRPSKEIRQVVKLVQRDAASLGDHAAFLSGKINFLLDATLGLINLEQNQIIKIFTVASVVFLPPTLVASAYGMNFEVMPELQWHLGYPYAVGLMIVSALMPFLYFKRRGWV, encoded by the coding sequence ATGCTGCAGATCTATGCCCGCAAGGCTGACCGCTTTTGCCTGCGCGAAATTTCCAACCCGGCCATCGAGCAGGCGATCTCCCCTGCCCTCTGGTACGACCTCCTGACGCCCGCCACCGATGAGGTGAAGGTGGTGGAGGACGCGCTGCACCTTTCCATCCCGACGCGGGAGGAAATGGAGGACATCGAGCTGTCCGCCCGCCTCTACCAGGAGGACGGCGCCTCCTTCATGACCATGACGGCGCTGACCAATCTCGACGGCGACGAACCGGCCAAGACGCCGGTGACCTTCATCCTGCGCGGCCCGACGCTGGTGACGGTGCGCCATGCGGATGCAAAGCCCTTCGCCACCTTCTGCACCCGGGCTCTGCGCGGCAACGGCCATTCCTACGAGAGCGGCGAGGACGTCATGCTGGGCATCATCGAGTCGGTCATCGACCGCATGGCCGACGTGCTGGAGCGGATCGGCAACGAGATCGACGGTATTTCGCGCGAGGTCTTCCGCGGCAAGAAGGGCTCGTCCGGCAAGAAGACGCGCAACCTCGAGGCGCTGATCGACCAGCTCGGCCGCAAGGGCGATTTCCTCAGCGGCGTGCGCGAAAGCCTCGTCAGCATCGCGCGCCTCGTCGCCTACCATGCCGCGGTGGAAAACCCGCAGCGGCGCCCGTCGAAGGAAATCCGCCAGGTGGTCAAGCTCGTGCAGCGCGACGCCGCCTCGCTCGGCGACCATGCGGCCTTCCTGTCGGGCAAGATCAACTTCCTGCTCGACGCGACGCTCGGCCTCATCAATCTGGAGCAGAACCAGATCATCAAGATCTTCACCGTCGCCTCGGTCGTCTTCCTGCCGCCGACGCTGGTCGCCTCGGCCTATGGCATGAATTTCGAGGTGATGCCGGAGCTGCAATGGCATCTCGGCTATCCCTATGCCGTCGGCCTGATGATCGTCTCGGCGCTGATGCCCTTCCTCTATTTCAAGCGGCGGGGATGGGTGTGA
- a CDS encoding HD domain-containing protein has translation MTFACLGAAFSPLGDLAERLLPQAFSADDGSHDAAHLIRVWKNARRIQAEEGGDIRLLAAAVLLHDCVAVEKNSPLRAEASRLAAEKASGLLAAEGWSAGDISAVAHAILTHSFSANLAPGTLEAKILQDADRLDAIGMVGAARCFYIAGRMGSGLYDPMDPLGENRPLDDKAFAIDHFEVKLFKLADGFQTAAGARMAGERTQRLRTIRDMLLDEI, from the coding sequence ATGACCTTCGCCTGCCTCGGCGCCGCCTTCTCGCCCCTCGGGGATCTTGCCGAACGCCTGCTGCCGCAGGCCTTTTCGGCCGATGACGGTTCGCACGACGCCGCCCATCTCATCCGCGTGTGGAAGAACGCCCGGCGCATTCAGGCAGAGGAGGGCGGCGACATCAGGCTGCTCGCCGCCGCCGTGCTGCTGCACGACTGCGTGGCGGTGGAGAAGAATTCGCCGCTGCGCGCCGAGGCCTCGCGCCTTGCCGCCGAAAAGGCCTCCGGCCTGCTTGCCGCCGAGGGCTGGAGCGCCGGGGACATTTCGGCTGTCGCCCATGCCATCCTGACGCACAGCTTCTCCGCCAATCTTGCGCCCGGGACGCTCGAGGCGAAGATCCTGCAGGACGCCGACCGGCTCGACGCGATCGGCATGGTGGGCGCGGCGCGCTGCTTCTACATTGCCGGGCGCATGGGCAGCGGCCTTTACGATCCCATGGATCCGCTCGGCGAGAACCGCCCGCTCGACGACAAGGCCTTCGCCATCGACCATTTCGAGGTCAAGCTGTTCAAGTTGGCGGATGGTTTCCAGACCGCGGCGGGCGCGCGCATGGCCGGGGAGCGCACGCAGCGCCTTCGCACCATCCGCGATATGCTGCTGGATGAAATCTGA
- a CDS encoding PaaI family thioesterase produces MTVEIYPGLTVGGIGTLPLDVVKRDGGLPVLRAMLANELPAPSMAKTLTFSMTEVEEGRVVFAGMPSADYLNPLGTVHGGWTATVMDSALGCAVFSVIKPGEAYTTIEFKLNLVRPVLPGMGEVFCEGKIVHRGRTIATSEAWLRDGKGKLLAHGTETCAIFPIENLMR; encoded by the coding sequence ATGACGGTCGAAATCTATCCGGGGCTGACGGTCGGCGGCATCGGCACGCTGCCGCTCGACGTGGTGAAGCGCGACGGCGGCTTGCCGGTGCTGCGGGCCATGCTGGCCAACGAACTGCCGGCCCCGTCCATGGCCAAGACCCTCACCTTCAGCATGACCGAGGTGGAGGAAGGGCGCGTCGTCTTCGCCGGCATGCCGTCCGCCGACTACCTCAATCCGCTCGGCACCGTGCATGGCGGCTGGACGGCGACGGTGATGGATTCGGCCCTCGGCTGCGCGGTGTTCTCCGTCATCAAGCCGGGCGAGGCCTATACGACCATCGAGTTCAAGCTGAACCTCGTGCGCCCCGTCCTGCCCGGCATGGGCGAGGTGTTCTGTGAAGGCAAGATCGTCCATCGCGGCCGCACCATCGCCACCTCGGAGGCCTGGCTGCGCGACGGCAAGGGCAAGCTGCTCGCCCATGGCACGGAAACCTGCGCCATCTTCCCCATCGAAAACCTGATGCGCTGA
- the recO gene encoding DNA repair protein RecO — translation MQWSDEAIVLGVRRHGETSVIVEVMTHGRGRHLGMVRGGRSRTMQPVLQPGNSVDVTWRARLDEHLGEFRIEPMELRAGRLMETATAVYGVQAMAALLRFLPERDPHPHLYEALAVILDHLHEPADAGELFIRFELAVLNDLGFGLDLLECVATGSRQDLCYVSPKSGRAVSRAAGAPWADKMLALPAFLGDESRHAADAAALADGFRLTAFFLNRHVCEPRGLELASAREGFVQAALKALHASKNEQQKEKSA, via the coding sequence ATGCAATGGAGTGATGAAGCCATCGTTCTGGGCGTTCGACGCCATGGCGAGACGTCTGTCATCGTCGAGGTGATGACGCATGGGCGCGGGCGGCATCTCGGCATGGTGCGCGGCGGCCGCTCGCGGACCATGCAGCCGGTGCTCCAGCCGGGCAATTCCGTCGACGTGACCTGGCGGGCGCGGCTCGACGAACATCTCGGCGAGTTCCGCATCGAACCCATGGAGCTGCGCGCCGGCCGCCTGATGGAGACGGCGACCGCCGTCTATGGCGTGCAGGCCATGGCGGCGCTGCTGCGCTTCCTGCCGGAGCGCGATCCCCATCCCCATCTCTACGAGGCGCTTGCCGTCATCCTCGATCACCTGCACGAGCCGGCCGATGCGGGCGAACTGTTCATCCGCTTCGAGCTTGCCGTGCTGAACGACCTCGGCTTCGGCCTCGATCTTCTCGAATGCGTCGCCACCGGCAGCCGCCAGGATCTCTGCTACGTCTCGCCGAAATCCGGTCGCGCCGTCTCGCGCGCGGCGGGCGCGCCCTGGGCGGACAAGATGCTGGCGCTGCCGGCCTTCCTCGGCGATGAAAGCCGCCATGCCGCCGATGCCGCGGCCCTTGCCGACGGCTTCCGCCTGACGGCCTTCTTCCTCAACCGGCATGTCTGCGAGCCGCGCGGGCTGGAACTGGCCAGCGCCCGCGAGGGCTTCGTGCAGGCGGCGCTGAAGGCGCTCCATGCGTCGAAAAACGAGCAACAGAAAGAGAAGAGCGCATGA
- a CDS encoding DUF2339 domain-containing protein, with amino-acid sequence MLEILSLIAIGVALYTLVAARNSHHKLGDELMRLKGEVDALKAAGIVLPAETVAQTGVDAAETAGGEALDADTLRQDPPAHGALEEPAPEAFDSPWAAASEAARGRAIFGGAPAVPAEATDASAASTTADAIAAAPAKPRESLESRIGARWAVWVGGIALALGGIFLVKYSIEAGLLNPAVRLSLAALFGLALMAVGEVLRRRTQPLIANAFQNAMIPGVLTAAGAVTLFAVTYVAHEFYGYLGPLTAFALLAAVSLATIGLSLLHGQALAGLGLLASLLTPALVSTSDPSPWGLFGFLGVAWLATFLSARICRWQVVPALANAGMALWAVLYLAGADVVDVVPVLTALAVLALGHGLVWPGGLVAEEPPVPAEKPIGALDRLLTPPAIAVSITGALAIAFPALVLARSVPAIALADYGFVFLVLALALLGALRGWAIYPALFSAIVAMTGAVTLIALPGGGLIDALGTLAPPTLEGTAPIPVLGPVPVDLMLALAVVYAAIGLAAVRLRAPGSPVYAAIWSGLAPAVPFAILAVSFLNTGNLSFDLKHGLLSIAFGLVFFGAAEAFSRERGEEDGLFIPQWALAAGGFAFFLLALHALTDGLATTLGIVALGTAAVFATRLRPWPVLPWLMAGAAAVVAGRIAWEPTIVGAANLSRTPVFNQLLAGYGIPAALLALSAFELRRWPGLRIRNLMQALASLFLLLTVAILVRHGMNGGVLDSSVPTLGEQATYTLLVIGASAIMMSLDLKSPSPVFRYGSMVVGGLSVLSVLLAHFIGLNPYFTGELLGPWPVLDLLLVGYLLPGIAYGGLALYARDRRPLPYVIMLALAGVALVFAWFTLSVRRYWHGESIADWKGFLQPETYTYSVVWLLLGVLMLVIGSRVDSKSLRLSSAGLVLITVIKVFLIDMANLEGILRALSFIGLGAVLIGIGLFYQRILSGQNIPSGQNIPSGKSGTGEKAELNAEA; translated from the coding sequence ATGCTCGAAATCCTCTCCCTGATCGCCATCGGCGTGGCGCTCTACACGCTCGTTGCCGCGCGAAACAGCCATCACAAGCTCGGCGACGAGCTGATGCGCCTCAAGGGTGAGGTCGATGCGCTGAAGGCTGCCGGCATCGTGCTGCCGGCGGAGACCGTGGCGCAGACCGGCGTGGACGCGGCGGAAACTGCCGGAGGAGAAGCCCTCGATGCGGATACCCTCAGGCAGGACCCGCCCGCGCACGGCGCCCTCGAAGAGCCGGCGCCCGAAGCCTTCGACAGCCCCTGGGCGGCAGCGAGCGAGGCGGCGAGGGGCCGCGCGATCTTCGGCGGCGCGCCTGCCGTGCCGGCCGAAGCGACGGACGCCAGCGCCGCCAGCACGACGGCGGACGCAATCGCCGCCGCCCCCGCAAAACCCCGGGAAAGCCTGGAAAGCCGCATCGGCGCACGCTGGGCCGTCTGGGTCGGCGGCATCGCGCTGGCGCTTGGCGGCATCTTCCTCGTCAAATATTCCATCGAGGCGGGCCTCTTGAACCCGGCCGTGCGCCTGTCGCTGGCGGCTCTCTTCGGCCTCGCGCTGATGGCCGTCGGCGAGGTCCTGCGCCGCCGCACCCAGCCGCTCATCGCCAATGCCTTCCAGAACGCCATGATTCCCGGCGTGCTGACCGCCGCCGGCGCCGTCACGCTCTTTGCCGTGACCTATGTCGCCCATGAATTCTACGGCTATCTCGGTCCGCTGACGGCCTTCGCCCTGCTGGCCGCCGTTTCGCTCGCGACCATCGGCCTGTCTCTCCTGCACGGGCAGGCGCTCGCCGGCCTCGGCCTGCTCGCCTCGCTGCTCACGCCCGCACTCGTCTCGACCAGCGATCCGAGCCCCTGGGGGCTTTTCGGCTTCCTTGGTGTCGCCTGGCTCGCCACCTTCCTCTCCGCGCGCATCTGCCGCTGGCAGGTGGTGCCGGCGCTCGCCAATGCCGGCATGGCGCTCTGGGCCGTGCTCTATCTCGCTGGCGCGGATGTGGTGGATGTCGTGCCGGTGCTGACGGCCCTTGCCGTGCTGGCGCTCGGCCACGGCCTCGTCTGGCCCGGCGGCCTCGTGGCGGAGGAGCCGCCGGTTCCGGCGGAAAAGCCTATCGGCGCGCTCGACCGCCTCCTGACCCCGCCCGCCATCGCCGTGTCGATCACCGGGGCGCTCGCCATCGCCTTCCCCGCGCTGGTGCTGGCGCGCAGCGTGCCGGCCATCGCGCTTGCGGACTACGGCTTCGTCTTCCTCGTGCTGGCGCTGGCGCTGCTTGGCGCGCTGCGCGGCTGGGCGATCTATCCCGCGCTCTTTTCCGCCATCGTGGCCATGACGGGTGCCGTCACGCTGATCGCGCTTCCGGGCGGCGGCCTCATCGATGCGCTCGGCACGCTCGCGCCGCCGACGCTGGAAGGCACCGCGCCGATCCCCGTTCTCGGCCCCGTGCCGGTCGACCTGATGCTGGCGCTCGCCGTCGTCTATGCCGCCATCGGGCTTGCGGCGGTGCGCCTGCGCGCGCCGGGTTCGCCCGTCTATGCGGCGATCTGGAGCGGGCTCGCGCCGGCCGTGCCCTTCGCGATCCTGGCCGTCAGCTTCCTCAACACGGGCAATCTCAGCTTCGACCTGAAACACGGTCTGCTGTCCATCGCCTTCGGTCTCGTCTTCTTCGGCGCGGCGGAAGCCTTTTCCCGCGAACGGGGTGAGGAGGACGGCCTCTTCATTCCGCAATGGGCGCTGGCTGCCGGCGGCTTTGCCTTCTTCCTGCTGGCGCTGCATGCGCTGACGGACGGTCTTGCCACCACGCTCGGTATCGTCGCGCTCGGCACGGCGGCCGTGTTCGCGACGCGCCTGCGTCCCTGGCCGGTGCTGCCCTGGCTGATGGCGGGCGCCGCCGCCGTCGTTGCCGGCCGCATCGCCTGGGAACCGACCATCGTCGGGGCGGCGAACCTTTCGAGGACGCCGGTCTTCAACCAGCTTCTTGCCGGCTACGGCATTCCCGCCGCGCTGCTGGCGCTCTCGGCCTTCGAACTGCGCCGCTGGCCGGGCCTTCGCATCCGCAACCTGATGCAGGCGCTCGCCAGCCTCTTCCTGCTGCTGACGGTCGCTATCCTCGTGCGCCACGGCATGAATGGCGGCGTGCTCGACAGTTCCGTGCCGACGCTCGGCGAGCAGGCGACTTACACGCTGCTGGTCATCGGCGCCTCGGCCATCATGATGTCGCTCGACCTGAAGTCGCCGAGCCCGGTCTTCCGCTATGGCTCGATGGTCGTCGGCGGCCTTTCCGTCCTTTCGGTCCTGCTTGCCCATTTCATCGGCCTCAATCCGTATTTCACCGGCGAACTGCTCGGACCGTGGCCGGTGCTCGACCTGCTGCTCGTCGGCTACCTGCTGCCCGGCATCGCCTATGGCGGCCTTGCCTTGTATGCGCGCGACCGGCGGCCGTTGCCCTATGTGATCATGCTGGCGCTGGCGGGCGTCGCGCTGGTCTTCGCCTGGTTCACGCTGTCCGTGCGCCGCTACTGGCACGGCGAGAGCATCGCCGACTGGAAGGGCTTCCTCCAGCCGGAGACCTATACCTATTCGGTCGTCTGGCTGCTGCTCGGCGTGCTGATGCTGGTGATCGGCTCGAGGGTCGATTCCAAGAGCCTTCGCCTTTCCTCCGCCGGCCTCGTGCTGATTACGGTCATCAAGGTCTTCCTCATCGACATGGCCAATCTGGAAGGCATCCTGCGGGCGCTCTCCTTCATTGGCCTCGGCGCGGTGCTGATCGGCATCGGCCTGTTCTACCAGAGGATCCTCTCGGGCCAGAATATCCCCTCCGGCCAGAATATCCCCTCCGGAAAGTCCGGGACGGGTGAAAAGGCGGAATTGAACGCCGAGGCGTGA